In Lasioglossum baleicum chromosome 1, iyLasBale1, whole genome shotgun sequence, the genomic window tttttctttttattttgtacgttcagttattttatataaaaattatgtcTATCGTCATTTTTACATGATACGTGTTTACCGATAACCGAATCATATTTCGCCATAAGTATAATTCATTCTGATTTGGTTCCCACCCTTCTTCTCTTCATTCAACATTCATTTCAATCGGTATACCTTGACTAACCGTTTTCCGCACGCAAACAAAAAGTGCAAACAAAAACTACACTATACGTTGTAGTAACTGTACTTTATACACATATCTACAAGTATGAATTAAAGCTACGTGTCATTAGAGTTAAAACGAATATTACTAAGTCGAGTTTTTTTATCAATGAGTTTCAGCATGTCACGAAAAATAAAGCATATATTGAAGCAATCCCGTCGCCGTATTTTTTTAAACGACATCGCCGTCTGACTGTCTATACTAGTTTatctacaaaataaataataaccggAGAATTCTTATTTTCACACGTCAATTAAATCGTTAAAAAAAACTttacgccagaagagctgccaGAGCGTCCATGAATTTTGgtctttcttcctttttcagTCTTATCACTGAAACAGACAGAGAACAGTTTCtttgttaaaattgaaaacatattaagagaacAATACTTACGAACAATACTTACATGTAGTATCAAAGTAGTCTGCTTCTAtataacaatttgtattttTAGCTGCTTGTTCGAAAGCTCTTCCGAATAGACTGTAGCAAATCAACATTATtgtaattaaatgaaatatatttacgACTCACATGATTCAATAAACATTTACCTTCTTGGTTGATCTTCGCACACCGGTGGTATACCAACCATCAGACATGTGCCAGTCTCTGCGTTGCATACTGAAGAGACAACAAGTGGCCATTCCGATGCTCTTCTCATCTTTGAGGAATCGACATAAGCTTTCAGAGTAAACTGAGCTAACATCAGCAATGAATGAGGATGCGCGAACACCTGATTATCGATGCCTCCCTCAGGTATAATTACATAAAGAAACGAGCCGGCGCTTCTGATTTGCTTCATTTGCAAAATACCTTGGGCAGTTTTAAAGATACTGCAGAGCATAAGTTTCGCTTTGTCTATTCCAGTTTCTAGATTCTCTTTTTTCGTGCGCGACAAACAATCCAAAGCATCTAAAAAGCAGCGCTGCGGTAACTTCTCTTTCGACTGTAAAATCGAAACATTCACCTGAGTAACTTTCGAAATTCGACGGTaataattacactgcggatctttatgcaaaataaaagtgttcTTCATCAATTACAGGGTACATActggagtcaaataaaaatttgtttctactggctaataaataaataaatgcataaaatccacagtcaacTAATAATATGCAAGAACTTTCAGCTTACAGAGGATTCCATTAATGCGAGCATAGCATAAACTATGTCTGAGGCACAGTACTTGAACCTGTAGCCGTATTGAAGAGTAAAACTAGTCCCAATGATAGTGTCTACTTTGTATTTCCCTGCTAACTTTTCAACCATCTGTCTGAACTCTTGTCTAAGTGCCAGATCCATTGCAGAGAACCGTTGCTTCGACTGCGCTAAAGGTAAACCCATTTCCGCTAAAAGTTCCTTCAATCTCTGCTCTCCCCTAACTGACCACAATCTTAGCGATACAGCAGTTGGTACTGAATGCCTCAGGCTAGCTTCCACTGTCCAGTGTCGATACAACGCTAGCGAAAGACTATGTTTTCTGTATAAGGAACAAAATAGAGAAGACAAACTTGGTATTGATAACGCTGTTCAACACACGTTTTAATTTGTAGCCTTGAGTGAACGTTTCTTTGTTCAAATTTGTTTAACAGTGTAATTCAAAGGATACTCTTTATCATAAGTAATCCGGATTCTACtatgttgttgctgctgctgttgctgtctCTCAATTTCACCTCCTTGCCTGTGAGTTAATCTGGACACGTGAGAATGAAGAAATCCCTCTTCTAGAACAGTCAATCTTGTTTCTACCTTGCCGAGAATGGCCTGTTCTGTAGAACCAACTATGGCCCACCAGACCATATCCAAATTGTCTTTCGACATATTCCATGCCATTTCAAAAATAGTCATTGCACTCTGAAACAATAAGAAGTATAGTACAAGTGATAATATTTGTAAGTGGAGGTGCGCGAGAACCCcaaaattttcaagatttatgacATACCGATCTGCCATAATAACTGTACTGTGTATAATTGAACAGAATAGTTGTTCTACTTTCAGCCCATTTTCTTCGTTCtgcttttttaataatatcttcTTCGTTCAATCTTCGTCTCTTAGATCTAGAGTCTTCACTGTCTACATCTTCGTCCTCGTCTTCGTCAGACTAAATATATTTACACTTAATATATTTCTTGTTGGTTGATTGGTGTATACTATAATGAATAAAAGAAAGAGACTTACAGAATCGTCTCTGAAGATTTCGTTGTATTCTGGAATTTCATCGTCCTCATCAGGTTTGCCAAGTATACGAACTTGCTCTTCTGAATATATATTACATAAGTCATAAGGCCTATGGCTatcaagaatataaaatatcacaGATTCTGCTGGTTGTAGCAATTCCACTAAGTCTATCGTGCCAccgcaatttataaaaataacattttttatctAGAGAAATAATAGACAATCATTAATCCTATTGcagagaaatatatttttctttgtatTATCATATTTTCCTTACCTCCTCACAATTCTCCTCAAAGGCATTAATCATGTCCTGAATACCTTGGACAGGCACAAGAGTATATATCATgttatcatttttaaaaagttgttgcAATATTCTACAGGCACAAATGGCGTCAACATCGAAGTTAACCAGTAACAAACATCTCTACAATAAACATATTAAAGTCACTTTATtgaattgtattattatcgaatgTAATCGTAATATTGAACATAAACAATAGAACGAATGTACGTTTATTATTCATCGATGAAGCATAAATTTCAACtaaaattaacaattaacaATGCTAACTGGAAAGTTAAGATTTCGTTAAAGTTATATTGTGGCTCAAAATAAAAGAATAACAATAAAAAGTAAGAGTATTTAACCTATATAAAtaaacgaaatcaacgaagtcTAAGAAAATCTGAAAATGTTACTCACGTCGTCCCTTAACAGTCGATAGAATCCTCTTTCTAAGCTTTCCACAAACATTTTGCAGTGATTTTCGACATGGGAATATTTGTTATACTTATCGTGTTTAATTCACTTTAATATTACTGGACGTAAGCGTGCTGTTCACGAAGCTAAATGCACGACAATGCATCGTTTGGCAACCAGAGAGTACATATTGCAATTAAACACTTGCGAACAGTCATTATACAATTGTCTATCATATCTTCTAAATAACTGCACTAGTCGTGTCACTTTTCATTCTAAGTTTATATAAAATTGCATCGCTAAACGAAATGTCTTTCCTGGGAGTTGGAGGTTGGAGGGAAATTGCAGTTGAATTTAAAACCAGTCCCTGCCCCTGCATAACAAATATTCAAGATGGACTACAGCCGCGTATAATATATTctcatgagtagactgcggatttttatgtaatataaaatatgttcgcattgattgcaggacacaggagccaaatcaaaattgtattcttctttgaaactaatactaataatatatacagttgatgtctttaaatatttttaacatgtccactgctcttGGCGTCTCAGCGAACCGTTTCTCCCGCGCACCGCCTTGGCACCTCAGGCGCCTCGAGAAGGAGGAAACACAAATGCCGCGACCAATCTATATATTATCTATATATTCTATGTTTTGATTGAATAGGCGGTCCTTTTGTTTCCTCCTTTATTTATTATCGTTCGGCGTTGCCATGCGACAgcgttttttttatattgtttatgtTACTCTGCTTTTCCTGTTATTCTTTTCATTTATTCTGTTTTAGTTTTTCATTTCGAcaatatcaaatatttttcttagtaaaagttttaaataaataattgttattcaGTTATAAAAGTTtggttaatttattaaaaaaatatattcctttAGTTTACGAATGAACATAACCCTAAGGGGAAGTAAATATAATATTCAATGTATCTACCcagacggcacaccggctcgattTCAGCCgggcacctgtgcacaaaatggcgcgaatATCACCTGCAGGGGCACGAgtccagggcctgccggccgggctgggattcagcctgtttttgagagggcagcacggtatcacactaatgtggccaatcagtgcttcgattgagcccaacttttctcgcgcatgcgcgacacagggcgggtcgcattgGGTCGCATAAATGTGGCAGTACTGTGCAAATGCATAGCAGtctccctttttaccgacaaaagtataataagttaataaataagacctttgagggcgattgctgcctagattgacctttatctggcgtttttgactattgaaaaaacccgtgtttgtattatcacgaaatgagaacgcgaatcccgcacccttgcaatcttacAAATCGGCCGAACACCGGCctggccggcaggccctgggctcgagcccggCTAAAATCGAGCCGGTGTGCTGTctgggtatatatatatatatacgtgctcattgttgttataaatgcattctcatatatatatatatatatatggtaattTTCTTCGAGCATCTTGCAactttgtatatacatatagcatCAGACAGCAACAACTaacattgttttataatatattgaaatatttcttttctaTGGTAATCTATATTGCAGGAAGTTCATGACATGTCTATAACGGAACAGTATCGtgtgaagaccagttttcgttcgtcgctgcgcatcttcgtcctaattggttcaagaaagtggggagtggaTAGTGGAGTGAGaaatgataggctcgctgcgcctccaccatcttccaagctgcgcgcAACGGTACTGTTCTATCGTTGGATATAAATACTCATGAGTACGTTTACAATTGCATATTGCATT contains:
- the LOC143213552 gene encoding cell division control protein 45 homolog — protein: MFVESLERGFYRLLRDDRCLLLVNFDVDAICACRILQQLFKNDNMIYTLVPVQGIQDMINAFEENCEEIKNVIFINCGGTIDLVELLQPAESVIFYILDSHRPYDLCNIYSEEQVRILGKPDEDDEIPEYNEIFRDDSSDEDEDEDVDSEDSRSKRRRLNEEDIIKKAERRKWAESRTTILFNYTQYSYYGRSSAMTIFEMAWNMSKDNLDMVWWAIVGSTEQAILGKVETRLTVLEEGFLHSHVSRLTHRQGGEIERQQQQQQQHSRIRITYDKDLSLALYRHWTVEASLRHSVPTAVSLRLWSVRGEQRLKELLAEMGLPLAQSKQRFSAMDLALRQEFRQMVEKLAGKYKVDTIIGTSFTLQYGYRFKYCASDIVYAMLALMESSSKEKLPQRCFLDALDCLSRTKKENLETGIDKAKLMLCSIFKTAQGILQMKQIRSAGSFLYVIIPEGGIDNQVFAHPHSLLMLAQFTLKAYVDSSKMRRASEWPLVVSSVCNAETGTCLMVGIPPVCEDQPRSLFGRAFEQAAKNTNCYIEADYFDTTLIRLKKEERPKFMDALAALLA